In a genomic window of Streptomyces pristinaespiralis:
- a CDS encoding Gfo/Idh/MocA family protein translates to MKVGCIGLGDIARKAYLPVLTTLPGVELHLHTRTPATLTRTAETHHIPPERCHTDLGSLLAQGLDAAFVHASTSAHAEIVTRLLEAGVATYVDKPLAYELADSERLVALAEERGTSLAVGFNRRFAPGYAQCLEHPRELILMQKNRVGLPEDPRTLVLDDFIHVVDTLRFLLPGTVDHTDVRARVVDGLMHHIVLQLSGDGFTAIGVMNRMSGSTEEILEVSGQDSKREVRNLAEIVDHKGQPSVRRRGDWVPVARQRGIEQVVHSFLDSVRAGKVLSAQDALRTHELCERVVRLALEQAA, encoded by the coding sequence GTGAAGGTCGGCTGCATCGGGCTCGGCGACATCGCGCGCAAGGCGTACCTGCCGGTGCTCACCACTCTGCCCGGGGTCGAGCTGCACCTGCACACCCGCACGCCGGCCACCCTGACCCGGACCGCGGAGACCCACCACATCCCCCCCGAGCGCTGCCACACCGACCTCGGCTCCCTCCTCGCCCAGGGGCTGGACGCGGCGTTCGTCCACGCGTCGACCTCCGCCCACGCCGAGATCGTCACCCGGCTGCTCGAGGCCGGCGTGGCGACCTACGTCGACAAGCCGCTCGCCTACGAACTGGCCGACTCCGAACGGCTCGTGGCGCTGGCGGAGGAGCGCGGCACCAGCCTCGCCGTCGGTTTCAACCGCAGGTTCGCCCCCGGCTACGCCCAGTGCCTCGAGCACCCGCGCGAACTGATCCTGATGCAGAAGAACCGCGTCGGCCTCCCCGAGGACCCGCGCACCCTCGTGCTCGACGACTTCATCCATGTCGTGGACACCCTGCGCTTCCTCCTTCCGGGAACCGTCGACCACACCGACGTACGGGCACGCGTCGTCGACGGGCTGATGCACCACATCGTGCTCCAGCTGTCGGGGGACGGATTCACCGCCATCGGCGTCATGAACCGGATGAGCGGCTCGACGGAGGAGATCCTCGAGGTCTCGGGGCAGGACTCCAAGCGCGAGGTGCGCAACCTCGCCGAGATCGTCGACCACAAGGGCCAGCCCAGCGTCCGGCGGCGCGGCGACTGGGTGCCGGTGGCCCGCCAGCGCGGCATCGAGCAGGTCGTGCACTCCTTCCTCGACTCCGTACGTGCGGGGAAGGTCCTCAGCGCACAGGACGCCTTGAGGACTCACGAGTTGTGCGAGCGGGTGGTCCGGCTCGCCCTGGAGCAGGCCGCCTGA
- the lnt gene encoding apolipoprotein N-acyltransferase → MRIPVGRRDRTRYDGHEQFLRSRGPRGAVAVVTGALPVLAFPEPSLWWFAYLALVPWMLLLRTAPNARRAAFEGWLGGAGFMIAMHHWLLPSLHVFLLVLAALLGLLWAPWGVLVRLMLGGTPSTARAVAAVGAVPAGWLMIELVRSWEGLGGPWGLLGASQWEVTPALRLASVGGVWLVSLLVLAVNTVAVLLLAVRSARRPALAALVLCSTAVTLVWVWAPQPRESGRLRIAVVQPGVVGGMLSAERRFDRGEELTREVKGRDPDLVVWGESSVGADLGTRPDLAERLGALSGEVGAPVLVNVDARSEDASGAPGIYKSSVLVGPDGPTGDRYDKMRLVPFGEYIPARSLLGWATSVGRAAGEDRLRGNAPVVMTLPGDGTQAPGPRLGPLVCFESAFPDMSRRLTRDGAQVLVAQSATSSFQESWAPEQHASLAALRAAESGRPMVHATLTGVSAVYAAGGERVGAPLSTERSTAAVYDVPLATGSTLYVRFGDWAVYASVALLAVLGAAGGLRVLRRPAPGRAGPPARTTRESSRRPVR, encoded by the coding sequence ATGCGGATTCCGGTCGGCAGGCGGGACAGGACGCGGTACGACGGGCACGAGCAGTTTCTCCGTTCACGGGGGCCGCGCGGCGCCGTCGCGGTCGTGACGGGCGCGCTGCCCGTGCTCGCCTTTCCGGAGCCGTCCCTGTGGTGGTTCGCCTATCTGGCCCTGGTCCCGTGGATGCTGCTGCTGCGCACGGCGCCCAACGCCCGTCGTGCGGCGTTCGAGGGCTGGCTCGGCGGTGCCGGTTTCATGATCGCCATGCATCACTGGCTGCTGCCGAGCCTCCATGTCTTCCTGTTGGTGCTGGCCGCGCTGCTGGGCCTGTTGTGGGCGCCGTGGGGGGTGCTCGTGCGCCTCATGCTCGGCGGGACGCCCTCGACGGCCCGCGCGGTGGCGGCCGTCGGCGCCGTCCCCGCCGGCTGGCTCATGATCGAACTGGTCCGCTCCTGGGAGGGGCTGGGCGGCCCGTGGGGCCTGCTGGGCGCGAGCCAGTGGGAGGTGACGCCCGCCCTGCGGCTGGCCTCGGTCGGCGGTGTCTGGCTGGTGAGTCTGCTGGTGCTGGCCGTCAACACGGTGGCCGTGCTGCTCCTGGCGGTCAGGAGCGCCCGTCGCCCCGCGCTGGCGGCGCTCGTCCTCTGCTCGACCGCCGTGACCCTGGTGTGGGTGTGGGCGCCCCAGCCGCGTGAGTCGGGCCGGCTGCGGATCGCGGTGGTCCAGCCGGGGGTCGTCGGCGGCATGCTCAGCGCGGAGCGGCGCTTCGACCGCGGCGAGGAGCTGACGCGCGAAGTGAAGGGGCGCGATCCCGATCTGGTGGTCTGGGGCGAGAGCAGCGTCGGCGCGGACCTCGGGACACGGCCCGATCTGGCCGAGCGCCTCGGCGCGCTGTCCGGCGAGGTCGGCGCCCCCGTCCTGGTCAATGTGGACGCGCGGAGTGAAGACGCCTCCGGTGCGCCGGGGATCTACAAGAGTTCGGTGCTCGTCGGCCCGGACGGGCCGACCGGGGACCGGTACGACAAGATGCGGCTCGTTCCGTTCGGTGAGTACATCCCGGCCAGGTCGCTCCTCGGCTGGGCCACGTCGGTGGGCCGCGCGGCGGGCGAGGACCGGCTGCGTGGGAACGCTCCGGTGGTGATGACGCTGCCGGGTGACGGCACACAGGCACCCGGTCCGCGGCTCGGGCCGCTGGTCTGTTTCGAGTCGGCGTTCCCCGACATGAGCCGGCGGCTGACCCGGGACGGCGCGCAGGTGCTGGTGGCCCAGTCGGCGACGTCGTCGTTCCAGGAGAGCTGGGCCCCCGAGCAGCACGCGTCGCTGGCGGCGCTGCGCGCGGCGGAGAGCGGCCGGCCGATGGTGCATGCCACGCTCACCGGCGTGAGCGCGGTGTACGCGGCGGGCGGCGAGCGTGTCGGAGCACCGCTCTCGACGGAGAGGAGCACCGCCGCGGTCTACGACGTGCCGCTGGCGACCGGCAGCACGCTGTACGTCAGGTTCGGTGACTGGGCGGTGTACGCGTCGGTGGCGCTGCTCGCCGTGCTGGGTGCCGCCGGCGGTCTGCGTGTCCTCAGGCGGCCTGCTCCAGGGCGAGCCGGACCACCCGCTCGCACAACTCGTGAGTCCTCAAGGCGTCCTGTGCGCTGA
- a CDS encoding nuclear transport factor 2 family protein yields the protein MTQRVDLATVMDRLAVDDVVTGYAVAVDDGDWDAYRALFTGDGRADYRGSGGIEGPAAEVAEWLARAMRLFPVRQHLIVNRRVTVQDLGGYPGDRAEVRADYLNPMRTQSGDEFVSGGRYGFVLTREEAGWRLRSVVIEEKWRRGGGQPVDA from the coding sequence ATGACACAGCGCGTGGATCTGGCGACCGTGATGGACAGGCTCGCCGTCGACGATGTCGTCACCGGCTACGCGGTGGCCGTCGACGACGGCGACTGGGACGCCTACCGGGCGCTGTTCACCGGCGACGGCCGGGCCGACTACCGCGGCTCCGGCGGTATCGAGGGGCCGGCGGCCGAGGTCGCCGAGTGGCTGGCGCGTGCGATGCGGCTCTTTCCCGTCCGTCAGCACCTCATCGTGAACCGGCGGGTGACTGTCCAGGACCTGGGCGGGTATCCGGGTGACCGGGCCGAGGTGCGCGCCGACTACCTCAATCCGATGCGGACGCAATCCGGCGACGAGTTCGTGTCGGGCGGCCGTTACGGCTTCGTCCTGACCCGCGAGGAAGCAGGATGGCGGCTGCGGTCCGTGGTGATCGAGGAGAAGTGGCGGCGCGGCGGCGGGCAGCCCGTCGACGCCTGA
- a CDS encoding flavin reductase family protein, translating to MRIDFDPARCDRDAFYRLLTATVVPRPIAWVSTTSADGTDNLAPHSFFTISCVAPPVVQFTSVGRKDSLRNIEETGEFVVNFAPESMFEQINATATDFPRGVSEFDAVGVTREPGLRVKPPRVAASPVALECELHSTLRLGDSTVVFGRVVHAAVSEEVMAEGHPEVTRLAPLTRLGRDEWGTLGGVREISRVPYSRWQETQARPAR from the coding sequence ATGCGCATCGACTTCGATCCCGCCCGCTGTGACCGCGACGCCTTCTACCGGCTGCTGACGGCGACCGTCGTGCCACGCCCCATCGCCTGGGTGTCCACCACCTCGGCGGACGGCACCGACAATCTCGCCCCGCACTCGTTCTTCACGATCTCGTGCGTGGCACCGCCGGTCGTCCAGTTCACCTCGGTCGGGCGCAAGGACTCCTTGCGCAACATCGAGGAGACGGGGGAGTTCGTGGTGAACTTCGCGCCGGAGAGCATGTTCGAGCAGATCAACGCCACGGCGACGGATTTCCCCCGTGGGGTCAGCGAGTTCGACGCCGTCGGCGTTACCAGGGAGCCCGGCCTGCGGGTGAAGCCGCCGCGGGTCGCGGCATCACCCGTGGCTCTCGAGTGCGAACTGCACAGCACCCTGCGGCTCGGCGACTCGACCGTCGTCTTCGGCAGGGTGGTGCATGCCGCGGTCAGCGAGGAGGTCATGGCGGAGGGGCACCCCGAGGTGACCAGGCTGGCGCCGCTGACCCGGCTCGGCAGGGACGAGTGGGGCACGCTCGGCGGCGTGCGAGAGATCTCCCGTGTCCCGTACAGCCGTTGGCAGGAGACGCAGGCGCGGCCGGCCCGCTGA
- a CDS encoding methyltransferase has translation MNRLTTPWGAYELARFPEDPRDTLRAWDAADEYLLRHLHGIDDAPPVDLSGTVAVVGDRWGALVTSLAAHATGEIIQITDSFLGQEATRGNLRRGGVEPGAVRLLTARDEPPEHIDVLLIRVPKSLALLEDQLHRLAPSVDADTVVVGTGMVTEIHTSTLKLFERILGPTRTSLAVKKARLIFCSPDPALPRLPSPWPLRYALPSDTGVLAGRTVTNHAGIFCAERLDIGTRFFLRHLPRRHGPARVVDLGCGNGVVGTAAALADPEAEITFVDESYSAVASAEATFQDNVPSGTAKFLVGDGLSALADASVDLVLNNPPFHSHRATTDTAARRMFADARRALRPGGELWVVGNRHLGYHVRLRRLFGNCEVVAGDPKFVVLKAVRR, from the coding sequence ATGAACCGTCTGACCACGCCATGGGGCGCGTACGAGCTCGCCCGCTTCCCCGAGGACCCGCGCGACACGCTCCGCGCCTGGGACGCCGCCGACGAGTACCTGCTCCGCCATCTGCACGGCATCGACGACGCCCCGCCGGTGGACCTGTCCGGCACGGTGGCCGTCGTCGGCGACCGGTGGGGCGCGCTGGTCACCTCCCTCGCCGCCCACGCGACCGGGGAGATCATCCAGATCACCGACTCCTTCCTGGGCCAGGAGGCGACCCGCGGCAATCTCCGCCGAGGGGGCGTCGAGCCGGGCGCGGTGAGGCTGCTCACCGCGAGGGACGAACCACCGGAGCACATCGACGTGCTCCTGATCCGGGTGCCGAAGAGTCTCGCGCTGCTCGAGGACCAGCTGCACCGGCTGGCGCCGTCCGTGGACGCGGACACCGTCGTCGTCGGCACGGGCATGGTCACGGAGATCCACACGTCCACGCTGAAGCTGTTCGAGCGCATCCTCGGGCCCACCAGGACGTCACTCGCGGTGAAGAAGGCGCGGCTGATCTTCTGCAGCCCCGACCCGGCCCTCCCCCGGCTCCCGAGCCCGTGGCCGCTGCGGTACGCCCTGCCGTCCGACACCGGGGTCCTCGCCGGCCGCACCGTCACCAACCACGCGGGCATCTTCTGCGCGGAACGCCTCGACATCGGCACCCGCTTCTTCCTCCGCCACCTGCCGCGGCGCCACGGCCCGGCGCGGGTCGTGGACCTGGGCTGCGGCAACGGCGTGGTCGGCACGGCGGCGGCACTGGCCGATCCCGAGGCGGAAATCACCTTCGTCGACGAGTCGTACTCCGCCGTGGCCTCCGCGGAGGCCACCTTCCAGGACAACGTGCCGTCCGGCACGGCGAAGTTCCTGGTCGGCGACGGGCTGTCCGCCCTCGCGGACGCGTCGGTCGACCTCGTCCTGAACAACCCGCCGTTCCACTCGCACCGCGCGACGACCGACACGGCGGCACGGCGGATGTTCGCCGACGCGCGCCGCGCGCTGCGTCCCGGTGGTGAGCTCTGGGTCGTCGGCAACCGGCATCTCGGCTACCACGTGCGGCTCCGGCGGCTGTTCGGAAACTGCGAAGTCGTCGCCGGCGACCCCAAGTTCGTCGTGCTCAAGGCCGTACGGCGCTGA
- a CDS encoding undecaprenyl-diphosphate phosphatase, protein MSWFESFILGLVQGLTEFLPISSSAHLRLTAAFAGWHDPGAAFTAITQIGTETAVLIYFRKDIARIVSAWFRSLTDKAMRGDHDAQMGWLVIVGSIPIGVLGVTLKDQIEGPFRDLRLIATTLIVMGIVLGFADRLAARDEAGGRHRVVKERKTLKDLSVRDGLIYGVCQAMALIPGVSRSGATISGGLLMGYTREAAARYSFLLAIPAVLASGLFELKDAGEGGHVSWGPTIFATVIAFGVGYAVIAWFMKFITTKSFMPFVIYRILLGILLYILVGTDVLSPHAGESGD, encoded by the coding sequence ATGTCTTGGTTCGAATCATTCATCCTCGGGCTCGTCCAGGGGCTGACGGAGTTCCTCCCCATCTCCTCCAGCGCGCATCTCCGGCTCACCGCCGCGTTCGCTGGCTGGCACGACCCGGGGGCCGCGTTCACCGCGATCACCCAGATCGGCACGGAGACGGCCGTCCTCATCTATTTCCGCAAGGACATCGCCCGGATCGTGTCCGCGTGGTTCAGGTCGCTCACCGACAAGGCGATGCGCGGCGACCACGACGCGCAGATGGGCTGGCTCGTGATCGTCGGCTCTATCCCGATCGGTGTGCTGGGCGTCACGCTGAAGGACCAGATCGAGGGCCCGTTCCGTGATCTGCGCCTCATCGCCACGACTTTGATCGTCATGGGCATCGTCCTCGGCTTCGCGGACCGGCTCGCCGCCCGTGACGAGGCGGGCGGCCGGCACCGGGTGGTCAAGGAGCGCAAGACGCTCAAGGATTTGAGCGTCCGCGACGGTCTGATCTACGGCGTCTGCCAGGCGATGGCGCTGATCCCGGGCGTCTCCCGCTCCGGCGCCACCATCAGCGGCGGTCTGCTGATGGGCTACACCCGTGAGGCGGCGGCCCGTTACTCGTTCCTGCTCGCGATCCCCGCCGTGCTGGCGTCGGGGCTGTTCGAGCTCAAGGACGCGGGCGAGGGCGGCCATGTGTCGTGGGGGCCGACGATCTTCGCGACGGTCATCGCCTTCGGTGTGGGCTACGCGGTGATCGCCTGGTTCATGAAATTCATCACTACGAAGAGCTTCATGCCGTTCGTGATCTACCGGATTCTGCTCGGAATCCTGCTGTACATCCTGGTGGGGACGGATGTGCTGAGCCCGCACGCGGGTGAGTCGGGGGACTGA
- a CDS encoding TVP38/TMEM64 family protein, with translation MLDPVPRPASGLAFRCSRALFSPWSRLSLLAVVLASAAVTVLLYEPQRLLSAGWPPQLGGPAAVVLFGVGYGVCTAAFVPRPILNLAAGALFGSQAGLAAALAGTVLGAGIAFTLGRLLGQEALRPLLRGRWLKAADGQLSRHGFRSMLAIRLFPGVPFAAANYCAAVSRMGYLPFLLATGLGSIPNTAAYVVAGSRAGSPTSPAFLIAMGFIVVTGLAAAAVAWTKRHRLRGTEDRGAGDTEGRTTEARIAGTSDARVAEGAAPAAESPKASNTAAA, from the coding sequence ATGCTCGACCCCGTCCCCAGGCCGGCATCCGGCCTCGCCTTCCGCTGTTCCAGGGCGCTGTTCTCGCCCTGGTCGCGGCTGTCCCTTCTCGCGGTGGTGCTGGCCTCCGCGGCGGTGACGGTCCTGCTCTACGAGCCGCAGCGGCTGCTCTCGGCGGGCTGGCCGCCGCAGTTGGGCGGGCCGGCGGCCGTCGTGCTGTTCGGCGTCGGGTACGGGGTGTGCACGGCGGCGTTCGTGCCGCGGCCGATCCTCAATCTGGCGGCGGGGGCGCTGTTCGGTTCGCAGGCCGGGCTCGCGGCGGCACTCGCCGGCACGGTGCTGGGGGCCGGCATCGCCTTCACGCTGGGCCGGTTGCTCGGTCAGGAAGCGCTCCGGCCGCTGCTGCGGGGCCGCTGGCTGAAGGCCGCCGACGGTCAGCTCAGCCGGCACGGTTTCCGTTCGATGCTGGCGATCCGGCTGTTCCCGGGTGTGCCGTTCGCCGCCGCCAACTACTGCGCGGCCGTGTCCCGCATGGGCTATCTGCCCTTTCTCCTGGCGACCGGTCTGGGCTCGATCCCCAACACGGCGGCGTACGTGGTCGCCGGCAGCCGGGCGGGCTCGCCGACGTCTCCCGCCTTCCTGATAGCGATGGGCTTCATCGTGGTGACGGGCCTGGCCGCCGCCGCGGTCGCCTGGACCAAGCGCCACCGCCTCCGCGGCACCGAGGATCGGGGCGCCGGCGACACCGAGGGCCGCACCACCGAAGCCCGCATCGCCGGCACTTCCGACGCCCGCGTCGCCGAAGGCGCGGCACCGGCAGCCGAGTCGCCGAAGGCATCGAACACCGCAGCGGCGTAG
- a CDS encoding DNA alkylation repair protein — protein sequence MTHVVPRSDLAGTVMDRLVVVYPAAADADRAAKAAAYMKGVAPFLGIPTPERRKLSRTVLAGTPRPDEADCTAVALRCWALPEREYHYFAADYLRRHVGRCSSGFLPVARRLVTTVPWWDTVDVLAVHVVGPLVAADPALGAVMDEWIDDEDVWVVRTALLHQLRFRAATDSGRLFDHCLRQAGHPDFFVRKAIGWALRQYAATDPDAVRQFVDGARDRLSPLSAREALKHL from the coding sequence ATGACGCACGTCGTACCGCGCAGCGATCTCGCCGGGACCGTCATGGACCGGCTCGTCGTCGTGTATCCGGCCGCGGCGGACGCGGACCGTGCCGCCAAGGCCGCCGCGTACATGAAGGGCGTCGCCCCGTTCCTCGGCATCCCCACGCCCGAACGGAGAAAGCTGTCCCGCACGGTGCTCGCCGGCACGCCCCGGCCCGACGAGGCCGACTGCACGGCCGTGGCCCTGCGCTGCTGGGCACTGCCCGAGCGGGAGTACCACTACTTCGCCGCCGACTACCTCCGCCGCCACGTCGGCCGCTGCTCCTCCGGCTTCCTGCCGGTGGCACGCCGGCTCGTCACCACCGTGCCCTGGTGGGACACCGTCGACGTGCTCGCCGTTCATGTCGTCGGACCCCTGGTGGCCGCCGATCCGGCGCTCGGGGCCGTGATGGACGAATGGATCGACGACGAGGACGTGTGGGTGGTGCGCACGGCACTCCTGCACCAACTGCGCTTCCGGGCCGCGACGGACAGCGGCAGGCTGTTCGACCACTGCCTCCGTCAGGCCGGCCACCCCGACTTCTTCGTCCGCAAGGCGATCGGCTGGGCCCTGCGCCAGTACGCCGCGACCGACCCCGACGCCGTACGGCAGTTCGTCGACGGCGCCCGGGACCGCCTGTCGCCGCTGTCCGCCCGCGAGGCGCTCAAGCACCTGTGA
- the tuf gene encoding elongation factor Tu, translating to MPKTAYVRTKPHLNIGTMGHVDHGKTTLTAAITKVLSERGSGTFVPFDRIDRAPEEAARGITINIAHVEYETDTRHYAHVDMPGHADYVKNMVTGAAQLDGAILVVSALDGVMPQTAEHVLLARQVGVDHIVVAINKADAGDDELTDLVELEVRELLTAHGYGGDAAPVVRVSGLRALEGDPRWTAAVEALLDAVDTYVSMPVRYTDAPFLLPVENVLTITGRGTVVTGAVERGTVRVGDRVQVLGADTESVVTGLETFGKPMESAEAGDNVALLLRGLHRDRVRRGHVVAAPGSVVPSRRFTAQVYVLSAREGGRSTPVSTGYRPQFYIRTADVVGDIDLGGTGVARPGETVTLTVELGRDVPLEPGLGFAIREGGRTVGAGTVTAVL from the coding sequence ATGCCCAAGACGGCATACGTGCGGACCAAGCCGCACCTGAACATCGGCACCATGGGCCACGTCGACCACGGCAAGACCACCCTGACCGCCGCCATCACCAAAGTCCTCAGTGAGCGGGGGAGCGGCACGTTCGTGCCGTTCGACAGGATCGACCGGGCGCCCGAGGAGGCCGCGCGGGGCATCACCATCAACATCGCGCACGTCGAGTACGAGACCGACACCCGCCACTACGCCCACGTGGACATGCCGGGTCACGCCGACTACGTCAAGAACATGGTCACCGGCGCCGCCCAGCTGGACGGCGCGATCCTCGTCGTCTCCGCGCTCGACGGCGTCATGCCGCAGACCGCGGAGCACGTGCTGCTCGCCCGCCAGGTGGGCGTCGACCACATCGTCGTCGCCATCAACAAGGCCGACGCGGGGGACGACGAGCTGACCGACCTCGTCGAGCTGGAGGTCCGGGAGCTCCTGACCGCACACGGGTACGGCGGCGACGCCGCGCCGGTCGTGCGTGTCTCGGGGCTGCGGGCGCTCGAGGGCGACCCGCGCTGGACGGCCGCCGTCGAGGCACTGCTCGACGCCGTCGACACCTATGTGTCGATGCCGGTCAGGTACACGGACGCGCCGTTCCTGCTGCCGGTGGAGAACGTGCTCACCATCACGGGGCGCGGGACCGTCGTCACCGGGGCCGTCGAGCGCGGCACCGTACGGGTCGGCGACCGCGTGCAGGTGCTCGGCGCGGACACCGAGAGCGTGGTGACGGGACTGGAGACCTTCGGCAAGCCGATGGAGTCGGCCGAGGCCGGGGACAACGTGGCGCTGCTGCTCCGCGGTCTGCACCGCGACCGGGTCCGACGCGGCCACGTCGTCGCCGCGCCCGGCAGCGTCGTGCCGAGCCGGCGCTTCACCGCGCAGGTGTACGTGCTGTCCGCCCGTGAGGGCGGCCGGAGCACACCGGTCTCCACCGGCTACCGGCCGCAGTTCTACATCCGCACCGCGGACGTCGTCGGCGACATCGACCTCGGCGGGACCGGCGTGGCACGGCCCGGCGAGACGGTGACGCTGACCGTCGAGCTCGGCCGGGACGTCCCGCTCGAGCCCGGGCTCGGCTTCGCGATCCGCGAGGGCGGCCGCACGGTCGGCGCGGGCACGGTGACGGCCGTGCTGTGA
- a CDS encoding spermidine synthase: MNEPIPVLRAVDGGTAKLMPDVDHERAWLLTVDGAPQSYVDLDDPTHLEFEYLRRLAHVVDCAADEGTPLCVLHLGGGALTLPRYIAATRPGSRQDVVEYDAGLVDLVAEHLPLPDGSGVTVHRADARTWTEEAADSVDMVVADVFGGSRVPAHLTTVEYARAAERVLRPGGVYAANLADGAPFTFLRSQLATFAEVFAELVLIAEPSVLRGRRFGNAVLLASQSPIDTGPLARRTASDAFPARVEQGAALTRLRGGAGPVDDTKAVRSPQPPDGAFTVG, from the coding sequence GTGAACGAGCCGATCCCCGTCCTGCGCGCCGTCGACGGCGGCACCGCCAAGCTCATGCCCGACGTGGACCACGAGCGGGCCTGGCTGCTGACCGTCGACGGCGCCCCGCAGTCGTACGTCGACCTGGACGATCCCACGCACCTCGAGTTCGAGTACCTGCGCCGGCTCGCCCACGTCGTCGACTGCGCGGCCGACGAGGGCACGCCGCTCTGTGTGCTGCACCTCGGCGGCGGCGCCCTCACGCTGCCGCGCTACATCGCCGCCACCAGGCCAGGCTCCCGTCAGGACGTGGTCGAGTACGACGCCGGGCTCGTCGACCTGGTCGCCGAGCATCTGCCGCTGCCGGACGGGTCCGGCGTCACCGTCCACCGTGCCGACGCGCGCACCTGGACCGAGGAGGCGGCGGACTCCGTGGACATGGTGGTCGCGGACGTCTTCGGCGGGTCACGGGTCCCGGCGCACCTGACCACGGTCGAGTACGCGAGGGCCGCGGAACGGGTGCTCCGGCCGGGCGGCGTCTACGCCGCCAACCTCGCCGACGGCGCGCCGTTCACCTTCCTCCGCTCCCAACTCGCGACCTTCGCGGAGGTCTTCGCCGAACTCGTCCTCATCGCGGAACCCTCGGTGCTGCGGGGGCGCCGCTTCGGCAACGCGGTGCTGCTCGCCTCGCAGTCGCCGATCGACACGGGGCCGCTGGCGCGGCGGACGGCGTCCGACGCGTTCCCGGCACGGGTCGAGCAGGGGGCGGCGCTGACGCGGCTGCGGGGCGGCGCGGGGCCGGTGGACGACACGAAGGCGGTGCGGTCGCCACAGCCGCCGGACGGAGCGTTCACGGTGGGGTGA
- a CDS encoding MFS transporter, with product MTSPAAAPRRASRRPEWAGRNYTLLTAAAIITNLGSHGALIAAAFAVLQAGGDGGDVGLVAAARTLPLVLFLLIGGAIADRLPRHRVMVAANALNCVSQALFAVVVLSGEPQLWQMMLLTALCGTGQAFFNPAAEGMLMSSVSGEQASRAFALFRMAMHGAAIGGAALGGAMIAAIGPGWVLAVDAAAFAVAGALRAFLDVSHIRPREAGGGLLADLRDGWKEFVARPWLWAIVAQFSVVVAVVGAAESVYGPLVARDELGGAAPWGVALAAFGVGTLGGALLMMRWKPRRLLLAGTLCVFPLAAPSAALAVPLQVEGLAVVMFVSGVAIEVFGVAWMTALHQEIPEDMLSRVSAYDWFGSVAMLPLATALAGPAESLFGRRASLLGCAALVVVVTAAVLCVPDVRNLKRRGATVATGGPPAPAAAPTLSKEAAPQA from the coding sequence GTGACATCTCCCGCTGCCGCGCCACGCCGCGCATCGCGCCGCCCCGAGTGGGCGGGCCGCAACTACACACTGCTGACCGCCGCCGCGATCATCACCAACCTGGGAAGCCATGGTGCGCTGATCGCGGCGGCGTTCGCCGTGCTGCAGGCGGGCGGCGACGGCGGGGACGTCGGTCTGGTGGCGGCCGCCCGCACGCTCCCGCTGGTGCTGTTCCTGCTCATCGGCGGCGCGATCGCCGACCGGCTGCCGAGGCACCGGGTGATGGTCGCCGCCAACGCCCTCAACTGCGTCTCGCAGGCGCTGTTCGCCGTCGTCGTGCTGTCCGGCGAACCGCAGCTGTGGCAGATGATGCTGCTGACCGCGCTGTGCGGCACCGGCCAGGCGTTCTTCAACCCCGCCGCCGAGGGCATGCTGATGTCCAGCGTCAGCGGGGAGCAGGCGAGCCGGGCCTTCGCCCTGTTCCGGATGGCCATGCACGGTGCGGCCATCGGCGGCGCCGCGCTCGGCGGAGCGATGATCGCCGCGATCGGACCGGGCTGGGTCCTCGCCGTGGACGCTGCGGCCTTCGCCGTCGCGGGCGCGCTGCGTGCGTTCCTCGACGTGAGCCACATCAGGCCGCGGGAAGCGGGCGGCGGACTGCTCGCCGACCTGCGCGACGGCTGGAAGGAGTTCGTCGCCCGGCCGTGGCTGTGGGCGATCGTGGCCCAGTTCTCGGTGGTCGTGGCCGTGGTGGGAGCGGCCGAGTCCGTCTACGGGCCGCTGGTCGCCAGGGACGAACTCGGCGGCGCGGCGCCCTGGGGAGTGGCGCTCGCGGCGTTCGGCGTGGGCACGCTCGGCGGAGCGCTGCTGATGATGCGGTGGAAACCGCGCCGGCTGCTGCTCGCCGGAACGCTGTGCGTCTTCCCGCTGGCGGCCCCGTCCGCGGCCCTCGCGGTGCCCCTCCAGGTGGAGGGCCTCGCGGTGGTGATGTTCGTCAGCGGCGTGGCCATCGAGGTGTTCGGTGTGGCCTGGATGACGGCGCTGCACCAGGAGATCCCCGAGGACATGCTCTCGCGTGTCTCCGCCTACGACTGGTTCGGCTCGGTCGCGATGCTCCCGCTCGCCACGGCCCTCGCCGGCCCGGCGGAGTCCCTGTTCGGACGGCGGGCGTCCCTGCTGGGGTGCGCGGCGCTGGTGGTGGTCGTGACCGCGGCGGTGCTGTGCGTTCCTGACGTACGGAACCTGAAGCGGCGCGGGGCGACGGTCGCGACGGGCGGTCCGCCGGCGCCTGCGGCTGCGCCGACGCTGTCGAAGGAAGCGGCGCCGCAGGCATAG